From a region of the Cucumis sativus cultivar 9930 chromosome 6, Cucumber_9930_V3, whole genome shotgun sequence genome:
- the LOC101209282 gene encoding uncharacterized protein LOC101209282 isoform X2, with protein MASGCNWFNWSNAHYLLPSDEPDHFSLPSPTPEWPQGGGFASGIASLGEIEVLKITQFVSIWGCNLSRRGNNGVTFYRPLRMPEGYHCLGHYCQPNDRPLHGYLLVAREVDGYFQESDHISNIVKLPALVEPIDFTLIWSPDDGSEEKYGECAYIWLPQPPDGYKSMGYFVTNKLEKPVVGEVRCVRADLTDRCETYRLMFNISSKCKNFLVQIWSTRACHRGMLGRGVPVGTFHCGSYKGTEKELPIACLKNLNSTLPTMPNIDQIHSLINHYGPTVFFHPKEIYLPSSVSWFFENGVLLHRDGMSSGEAILVCGTNLPTDGRNDTVCWMDLPTDGCRDKIINGNLESAKLYAHVKPALGGTFTDIAMWVFCPFNGPSTLKLGIVNISLGKIGQHVGDWEHITLRICNFTGELFSIYFSQHSGGEWVDAYNLEFIEGNKAIVYSSKSGHASYPRPGLYIQGSSKLGIGIRNDCARSHLFIDSSTHYEIVAAEHLRRNDIVEPGWLQFMREWGPTIVYSSRTKLDNFIDRLPLKIRFPVANIFRKLPAELFGEVGPTGPKEKNNWEGDERG; from the coding sequence GTGGAGGTTTTGCTTCTGGAATAGCAAGTCTTGGGGAGATTGAGGTTCTCAAAATCACCCAATTTGTTTCCATATGGGGTTGCAATCTATCACGCCGAGGAAATAATGGTGTCACATTTTACAGACCATTAAGGATGCCTGAAGGATATCACTGCCTTGGTCACTATTGCCAACCTAATGACCGTCCCCTTCACGGTTATCTTCTTGTGGCAAGAGAAGTAGATGGTTATTTTCAGGAAAGTGATCATATTAGCAACATTGTTAAACTGCCAGCCCTTGTGGAGCCCATTGATTTTACATTGATATGGAGTCCAGATGATGGGAGTGAGGAGAAGTACGGTGAATGTGCCTACATTTGGCTACCTCAACCACCTGATGGTTATAAATCCATGGGTTATTTTGTCACTAACAAGCTAGAAAAACCTGTAGTGGGTGAAGTAAGGTGCGTTCGAGCTGATTTAACCGATAGATGCGAAACTTATCGCTTAATGTTTAATATCAGTTCTAAATGTAAAAACTTTCTAGTACAGATTTGGAGTACAAGAGCATGTCACCGAGGGATGCTTGGTAGGGGAGTTCCTGTAGGAACATTTCATTGTGGTAGTTACAAAGGAACCGAAAAAGAGCTTCCTATTGCTTGCTTAAAAAACTTGAACTCTACACTGCCTACAATGCCCAACATTGATCAGATTCATTCTCTAATTAACCACTATGGACCCACTGTCTTCTTCCATCCCAAAGAGATCTACTTGCCATCTTCTGTTTCATGGTTTTTCGAAAATGGAGTGCTATTGCACAGAGATGGCATGTCATCTGGGGAGGCCATACTTGTCTGTGGTACAAATTTGCCTACTGATGGGAGAAATGATACAGTATGTTGGATGGATTTGCCAACTGATGGCTGTAGAGACAAGATCATAAATGGAAATCTGGAAAGCGCCAAGCTTTACGCTCATGTAAAGCCAGCTTTGGGAGGGACATTCACAGATATTGCTATGTGGGTGTTCTGTCCTTTCAATGGGCCATCCACTCTTAAGCTTGGAATTGTGAATATTAGTCTAGGGAAAATTGGACAACATGTTGGAGATTGGGAGCATATCACTCTCAGGATCTGCAACTTTACTGGAGAACTCTTTAGCATTTACTTTTCACAGCACAGTGGTGGTGAATGGGTGGATGCTTACAACTTAGAATTCATAGAAGGAAACAAAGCCATAGTTTACTCCTCAAAGAGTGGACATGCTAGCTATCCTCGTCCTGGGCTCTACATTCAAGGCTCTTCCAAACTCGGGATTGGAATAAGGAACGACTGTGCACGTAGTCATCTTTTTATTGATTCAAGCACACATTATGAAATAGTTGCAGCAGAGCACCTGAGACGCAATGACATTGTGGAGCCTGGTTGGTTGCAGTTCATGAGAGAGTGGGGTCCAACTATTGTCTATAGCTCGAGAACGAAGCTTGACAACTTCATCGATCGCCTTCCATTGAAAATTAGGTTTCCTGTTGCAAATATATTCAGAAAGTTACCAGCGGAATTGTTTGGAGAGGTTGGTCCAACTGGGCCAAAGGAGAAAAACAATTGGGAAGGAGATGAGAGAggctaa
- the LOC101206927 gene encoding uncharacterized protein LOC101206927, whose amino-acid sequence MLAKRFASIFKRSSTPHASSNSIKPTENEVNKSWGRKAVSFVLITVTGGVALSALDDLAIYHSCSSKAIEKVRNNQAVIDAIGEPIDKGPWYNASLAVAHKRHSLSCTFPVSGPQGTGILQLKAVRNGEDSWISFLRPRDWDILMMDALLYVPENEGKQKTLRINLSEKFAPAACVSCTDCQPPETEKR is encoded by the exons ATGTTGGCGAAAAGGTTCGCTTCTATATTCAAGCGCTCTTCTACTCCACATGCTTCCAG CAATTCGATAAAGCCAACGGAGAATGAGGTGAATAAATCCTGGGGTCGGAAAGCCGTCTCCTTTGTGCTTATTACTGTTACTGGTGGTGTAGCTTTGAGTGCTTTAGATGACCTTGCCATTTATCATAGCTGTAGCAG CAAAGCTATAGAGAAAGTCAGAAACAATCAAGCAGTCATAGATGCTATTGGTGAACCCATTGATAAAGGTCCATGGTACAATGCATCACTTGCAGTAGCTCACAAGAGACACTCTCTATCCTGCACATTTCCAGTATCAGGACCACAAGGCACAGGGATCCTCCAACTGAAGGCAGTTCGTAATGGAG AGGATTCCTGGATTTCTTTTCTCCGGCCTCGGGACTGGGACATTCTGATGATGGATGCTCTCCTTTATGTTCCTGAAAACGAAGGTAAGCAGAAAACTTTGCGTATTAATCTCAGCGAGAAGTTTGCTCCTGCTGCTTGTGTCTCATGCACCGACTGTCAGCCTCCAGAGACAGAGAAGAGATGA
- the LOC101209282 gene encoding uncharacterized protein LOC101209282 isoform X3: MLTTFCPQMSPTISRCLPQLLNGLKVSRRVEVGGGFASGIASLGEIEVLKITQFVSIWGCNLSRRGNNGVTFYRPLRMPEGYHCLGHYCQPNDRPLHGYLLVAREVDGYFQESDHISNIVKLPALVEPIDFTLIWSPDDGSEEKYGECAYIWLPQPPDGYKSMGYFVTNKLEKPVVGEVRCVRADLTDRCETYRLMFNISSKCKNFLVQIWSTRACHRGMLGRGVPVGTFHCGSYKGTEKELPIACLKNLNSTLPTMPNIDQIHSLINHYGPTVFFHPKEIYLPSSVSWFFENGVLLHRDGMSSGEAILVCGTNLPTDGRNDTVCWMDLPTDGCRDKIINGNLESAKLYAHVKPALGGTFTDIAMWVFCPFNGPSTLKLGIVNISLGKIGQHVGDWEHITLRICNFTGELFSIYFSQHSGGEWVDAYNLEFIEGNKAIVYSSKSGHASYPRPGLYIQGSSKLGIGIRNDCARSHLFIDSSTHYEIVAAEHLRRNDIVEPGWLQFMREWGPTIVYSSRTKLDNFIDRLPLKIRFPVANIFRKLPAELFGEVGPTGPKEKNNWEGDERG; the protein is encoded by the exons GTGTCTAGACGTGTTGAGGTTG GTGGAGGTTTTGCTTCTGGAATAGCAAGTCTTGGGGAGATTGAGGTTCTCAAAATCACCCAATTTGTTTCCATATGGGGTTGCAATCTATCACGCCGAGGAAATAATGGTGTCACATTTTACAGACCATTAAGGATGCCTGAAGGATATCACTGCCTTGGTCACTATTGCCAACCTAATGACCGTCCCCTTCACGGTTATCTTCTTGTGGCAAGAGAAGTAGATGGTTATTTTCAGGAAAGTGATCATATTAGCAACATTGTTAAACTGCCAGCCCTTGTGGAGCCCATTGATTTTACATTGATATGGAGTCCAGATGATGGGAGTGAGGAGAAGTACGGTGAATGTGCCTACATTTGGCTACCTCAACCACCTGATGGTTATAAATCCATGGGTTATTTTGTCACTAACAAGCTAGAAAAACCTGTAGTGGGTGAAGTAAGGTGCGTTCGAGCTGATTTAACCGATAGATGCGAAACTTATCGCTTAATGTTTAATATCAGTTCTAAATGTAAAAACTTTCTAGTACAGATTTGGAGTACAAGAGCATGTCACCGAGGGATGCTTGGTAGGGGAGTTCCTGTAGGAACATTTCATTGTGGTAGTTACAAAGGAACCGAAAAAGAGCTTCCTATTGCTTGCTTAAAAAACTTGAACTCTACACTGCCTACAATGCCCAACATTGATCAGATTCATTCTCTAATTAACCACTATGGACCCACTGTCTTCTTCCATCCCAAAGAGATCTACTTGCCATCTTCTGTTTCATGGTTTTTCGAAAATGGAGTGCTATTGCACAGAGATGGCATGTCATCTGGGGAGGCCATACTTGTCTGTGGTACAAATTTGCCTACTGATGGGAGAAATGATACAGTATGTTGGATGGATTTGCCAACTGATGGCTGTAGAGACAAGATCATAAATGGAAATCTGGAAAGCGCCAAGCTTTACGCTCATGTAAAGCCAGCTTTGGGAGGGACATTCACAGATATTGCTATGTGGGTGTTCTGTCCTTTCAATGGGCCATCCACTCTTAAGCTTGGAATTGTGAATATTAGTCTAGGGAAAATTGGACAACATGTTGGAGATTGGGAGCATATCACTCTCAGGATCTGCAACTTTACTGGAGAACTCTTTAGCATTTACTTTTCACAGCACAGTGGTGGTGAATGGGTGGATGCTTACAACTTAGAATTCATAGAAGGAAACAAAGCCATAGTTTACTCCTCAAAGAGTGGACATGCTAGCTATCCTCGTCCTGGGCTCTACATTCAAGGCTCTTCCAAACTCGGGATTGGAATAAGGAACGACTGTGCACGTAGTCATCTTTTTATTGATTCAAGCACACATTATGAAATAGTTGCAGCAGAGCACCTGAGACGCAATGACATTGTGGAGCCTGGTTGGTTGCAGTTCATGAGAGAGTGGGGTCCAACTATTGTCTATAGCTCGAGAACGAAGCTTGACAACTTCATCGATCGCCTTCCATTGAAAATTAGGTTTCCTGTTGCAAATATATTCAGAAAGTTACCAGCGGAATTGTTTGGAGAGGTTGGTCCAACTGGGCCAAAGGAGAAAAACAATTGGGAAGGAGATGAGAGAggctaa
- the LOC101207167 gene encoding photosystem II reaction center PSB28 protein, chloroplastic yields the protein MNGCGDYTHLSSIFFTNHTILPFSSSSSSSSSFFPCFQFSTTSMASLQSLASTTSPSSPHLLHPSSTKPKLSYSLHSSAFSSFHGRSLSLSTTKCHTLTRRTYRQRSWNPILMVLPKIQFIQGTDEQTIPDVRLTKSRDGTNGMAIFRFEQPSVFDSSAEVGDITGFYMIDEEGMIQSVDVNAKFINGKPAGIEAKYVMRTPREWDRFMRFMERYSNANGMQFVKK from the coding sequence ATGAATGGCTGTGGTGATTACACACACCTTTCCTCAATCTTCTTCACAAACCACACCATTCTCCctttttcatcatcttcttcttcttcttcttcattcttccCCTGTTTCCAATTCTCAACAACATCAATGGCGTCTCTTCAATCTCTGGCCTCCACTACTTCCCCGTCTTCTCCTCATCTCCTTCATCCCTCTTCCACCAAACCCAAACTCTCTTACTCTCTCCACAGCAGCGCCTTCTCCTCATTCCACGGCCGCTCTCTTTCCCTCTCCACCACCAAATGCCACACACTCACTCGCCGCACTTACCGACAACGTTCATGGAACCCCATCCTCATGGTTCTGCCCAAGATTCAGTTCATCCAGGGCACGGACGAGCAGACAATCCCGGATGTGCGGCTGACGAAATCCCGAGACGGAACCAATGGAATGGCGATTTTTAGGTTCGAGCAGCCGTCAGTGTTCGATTCATCGGCGGAGGTTGGGGATATCACCGGCTTCTATATGATTGATGAAGAAGGGATGATTCAATCGGTTGATGTGAATGCGAAGTTCATAAATGGGAAACCGGCGGGGATTGAGGCGAAGTATGTGATGAGAACCCCGAGGGAATGGGATAGATTCATGAGATTCATGGAGCGATACTCCAATGCCAATGGGATGCAATTTGTCAAGAAATGA
- the LOC101209282 gene encoding uncharacterized protein LOC101209282 isoform X1: MPPIKLVSIFKRFSMPHTSRWHPDATGSTGAMLTTFCPQMSPTISRCLPQLLNGLKVSRRVEVGGGFASGIASLGEIEVLKITQFVSIWGCNLSRRGNNGVTFYRPLRMPEGYHCLGHYCQPNDRPLHGYLLVAREVDGYFQESDHISNIVKLPALVEPIDFTLIWSPDDGSEEKYGECAYIWLPQPPDGYKSMGYFVTNKLEKPVVGEVRCVRADLTDRCETYRLMFNISSKCKNFLVQIWSTRACHRGMLGRGVPVGTFHCGSYKGTEKELPIACLKNLNSTLPTMPNIDQIHSLINHYGPTVFFHPKEIYLPSSVSWFFENGVLLHRDGMSSGEAILVCGTNLPTDGRNDTVCWMDLPTDGCRDKIINGNLESAKLYAHVKPALGGTFTDIAMWVFCPFNGPSTLKLGIVNISLGKIGQHVGDWEHITLRICNFTGELFSIYFSQHSGGEWVDAYNLEFIEGNKAIVYSSKSGHASYPRPGLYIQGSSKLGIGIRNDCARSHLFIDSSTHYEIVAAEHLRRNDIVEPGWLQFMREWGPTIVYSSRTKLDNFIDRLPLKIRFPVANIFRKLPAELFGEVGPTGPKEKNNWEGDERG; the protein is encoded by the exons GTGTCTAGACGTGTTGAGGTTG GTGGAGGTTTTGCTTCTGGAATAGCAAGTCTTGGGGAGATTGAGGTTCTCAAAATCACCCAATTTGTTTCCATATGGGGTTGCAATCTATCACGCCGAGGAAATAATGGTGTCACATTTTACAGACCATTAAGGATGCCTGAAGGATATCACTGCCTTGGTCACTATTGCCAACCTAATGACCGTCCCCTTCACGGTTATCTTCTTGTGGCAAGAGAAGTAGATGGTTATTTTCAGGAAAGTGATCATATTAGCAACATTGTTAAACTGCCAGCCCTTGTGGAGCCCATTGATTTTACATTGATATGGAGTCCAGATGATGGGAGTGAGGAGAAGTACGGTGAATGTGCCTACATTTGGCTACCTCAACCACCTGATGGTTATAAATCCATGGGTTATTTTGTCACTAACAAGCTAGAAAAACCTGTAGTGGGTGAAGTAAGGTGCGTTCGAGCTGATTTAACCGATAGATGCGAAACTTATCGCTTAATGTTTAATATCAGTTCTAAATGTAAAAACTTTCTAGTACAGATTTGGAGTACAAGAGCATGTCACCGAGGGATGCTTGGTAGGGGAGTTCCTGTAGGAACATTTCATTGTGGTAGTTACAAAGGAACCGAAAAAGAGCTTCCTATTGCTTGCTTAAAAAACTTGAACTCTACACTGCCTACAATGCCCAACATTGATCAGATTCATTCTCTAATTAACCACTATGGACCCACTGTCTTCTTCCATCCCAAAGAGATCTACTTGCCATCTTCTGTTTCATGGTTTTTCGAAAATGGAGTGCTATTGCACAGAGATGGCATGTCATCTGGGGAGGCCATACTTGTCTGTGGTACAAATTTGCCTACTGATGGGAGAAATGATACAGTATGTTGGATGGATTTGCCAACTGATGGCTGTAGAGACAAGATCATAAATGGAAATCTGGAAAGCGCCAAGCTTTACGCTCATGTAAAGCCAGCTTTGGGAGGGACATTCACAGATATTGCTATGTGGGTGTTCTGTCCTTTCAATGGGCCATCCACTCTTAAGCTTGGAATTGTGAATATTAGTCTAGGGAAAATTGGACAACATGTTGGAGATTGGGAGCATATCACTCTCAGGATCTGCAACTTTACTGGAGAACTCTTTAGCATTTACTTTTCACAGCACAGTGGTGGTGAATGGGTGGATGCTTACAACTTAGAATTCATAGAAGGAAACAAAGCCATAGTTTACTCCTCAAAGAGTGGACATGCTAGCTATCCTCGTCCTGGGCTCTACATTCAAGGCTCTTCCAAACTCGGGATTGGAATAAGGAACGACTGTGCACGTAGTCATCTTTTTATTGATTCAAGCACACATTATGAAATAGTTGCAGCAGAGCACCTGAGACGCAATGACATTGTGGAGCCTGGTTGGTTGCAGTTCATGAGAGAGTGGGGTCCAACTATTGTCTATAGCTCGAGAACGAAGCTTGACAACTTCATCGATCGCCTTCCATTGAAAATTAGGTTTCCTGTTGCAAATATATTCAGAAAGTTACCAGCGGAATTGTTTGGAGAGGTTGGTCCAACTGGGCCAAAGGAGAAAAACAATTGGGAAGGAGATGAGAGAggctaa